The Actinocatenispora sera genome has a window encoding:
- a CDS encoding SRPBCC domain-containing protein — MAPDRHDSAVITFPNELEVVIARQFDAPITLVFDVLTKPEHVRKWGATPPDRMTECSIDLRVGGNYRSSFVTGDGTMFSFSGTYLEVEPPVRTVETWHFNCWPDVEAIETMELREHDGVTLFTWRMAFSDKAGRDHMTAFDGQQDSLDEMAKILRSLLNTSPA; from the coding sequence GTGGCACCTGATCGGCATGACTCTGCAGTCATCACGTTCCCGAACGAGCTCGAGGTCGTCATCGCCCGACAGTTCGACGCACCCATCACCCTCGTCTTCGACGTGTTGACGAAGCCCGAACACGTCAGGAAGTGGGGTGCAACGCCCCCGGACCGAATGACGGAGTGCTCGATCGACCTGCGGGTCGGGGGGAACTACCGCTCCTCCTTCGTGACCGGAGACGGAACGATGTTCTCGTTCAGCGGGACATACCTGGAGGTCGAGCCGCCGGTCCGAACGGTGGAGACGTGGCACTTCAACTGCTGGCCGGACGTTGAGGCGATCGAAACGATGGAGCTGCGGGAACATGACGGAGTAACGCTGTTCACCTGGCGGATGGCGTTCAGCGACAAAGCTGGACGCGACCACATGACCGCCTTCGACGGCCAGCAAGACAGCCTCGACGAGATGGCGAAGATCCTCAGGTCCCTCCTGAACACAAGCCCCGCCTGA
- a CDS encoding ArsR/SmtB family transcription factor, which produces MARASTTSDVFNAVGDPHRRAILDALLSGEKTVGEIIRAVSIAQPQVSRHLRVLGEVGLVRSRAEGRHRLYRLAPEHLQPLHDWVSKYERAINDRLNRIEDYLEELQRHGGHRGT; this is translated from the coding sequence ATGGCACGCGCGTCGACGACCTCGGATGTCTTCAACGCGGTCGGTGACCCTCACCGCCGCGCGATCCTCGACGCGCTGCTCTCCGGGGAGAAGACGGTGGGGGAGATCATCCGCGCTGTCTCGATCGCACAGCCCCAGGTCTCCAGGCATCTACGGGTGCTCGGTGAGGTGGGGCTCGTCAGGTCCCGGGCCGAGGGCCGTCATCGCCTCTACCGCCTGGCTCCGGAGCATCTCCAGCCCCTGCACGACTGGGTGAGCAAGTACGAGCGGGCGATCAACGACCGGCTGAATCGGATCGAGGACTACCTCGAAGAGCTGCAACGACACGGAGGCCACCGTGGCACCTGA
- a CDS encoding MarR family winged helix-turn-helix transcriptional regulator: MTETRSLGPEEWEFWDAWMRAQRLLTRELERDLQRACDISKPEFSVLVTLWHAGRELRVGELSASLDWDKSRVAHQLTRMEKRGFVQRTSSGADGRRAGIGLTAEGRRAAQRAISVHGSNIRRHALDALSPEQASVLRAWSEQTIHRLDPHRDETPTDEAS; this comes from the coding sequence ATGACGGAGACGCGGTCGCTGGGTCCGGAGGAGTGGGAGTTCTGGGATGCCTGGATGCGGGCCCAGCGCCTGCTCACCCGCGAGCTGGAGCGCGACCTGCAGCGCGCCTGCGACATCTCGAAGCCCGAGTTCAGCGTGCTGGTGACGCTCTGGCACGCCGGGCGCGAGCTGCGGGTCGGGGAACTCTCCGCATCGCTCGACTGGGACAAGAGCCGCGTCGCACACCAACTGACCCGCATGGAGAAGCGCGGCTTCGTCCAGCGCACCAGCTCTGGCGCCGATGGCCGCCGCGCGGGGATCGGGTTGACCGCCGAAGGTCGACGCGCGGCGCAGCGCGCCATCTCGGTACACGGCAGCAACATCCGCCGCCATGCTCTCGACGCGCTGTCACCCGAGCAGGCATCGGTCCTCCGAGCATGGAGCGAGCAGACGATCCACCGCCTCGACCCGCACCGCGACGAGACCCCGACCGACGAGGCGTCCTAG
- a CDS encoding NADPH-dependent FMN reductase, translated as MPLRIALILGSTRPGRRGDQIAAWALEAARAHGGASYELVDLADHDLGNLDEPGNPNLQQYQHEHTRAWGALVDSFDGYVFLVPEYNHSYPGALKNALDHVYREWNDKAAGIISYGGWVAGARAAEALRLVLAELQVATVRAQPTISTRASFGTGAFVPPEGLDTAVDGMLDQLVAWSGALRGVRRSRTPATPAA; from the coding sequence ATGCCACTCCGCATCGCGCTCATCCTCGGCAGCACCCGCCCCGGGCGCCGCGGCGACCAGATCGCCGCCTGGGCCCTGGAAGCCGCCCGCGCCCACGGTGGCGCCAGCTACGAACTGGTCGACCTCGCCGACCACGACCTCGGCAACCTCGACGAGCCCGGCAACCCGAACCTCCAGCAGTACCAGCATGAACACACCCGGGCCTGGGGCGCACTCGTCGACAGCTTCGACGGCTACGTGTTCCTCGTCCCCGAGTACAACCACTCCTACCCCGGCGCGCTGAAGAACGCCCTCGACCACGTGTACCGGGAGTGGAACGACAAGGCCGCCGGGATCATCAGCTACGGCGGCTGGGTTGCCGGGGCCCGCGCCGCCGAGGCGCTGCGGCTCGTCCTCGCCGAGCTTCAGGTGGCCACGGTCCGCGCCCAGCCGACCATCTCGACCCGCGCCTCGTTCGGCACCGGCGCCTTCGTCCCACCGGAGGGCCTCGACACCGCCGTGGACGGCATGCTCGACCAGCTGGTCGCCTGGTCCGGCGCGCTGCGCGGCGTCCGCCGGTCCAGGACGCCGGCGACCCCGGCCGCATGA
- a CDS encoding kinase, translated as MSITGTTQTGLVVLRGNSGSGKTTTALALRHRLGRGTAWVEQDQLRRILLREHDRPNGINIGLIDQTIRYALDHGFHVVLDGILYAAHYRGMLFGLHRDHAGRSSFCYFDIPFEETVRRHAGRPQAAEFSVDAMRDWYHERDLLDFVIEQIVPATWSLEQTVDRILASAELGPPPIGASGVLI; from the coding sequence GTGTCGATCACCGGGACCACGCAGACCGGCCTCGTCGTACTTCGGGGCAACTCGGGATCGGGAAAGACGACGACGGCACTGGCGCTTCGCCACCGGTTGGGCCGCGGAACCGCCTGGGTGGAGCAGGACCAGCTGCGCCGGATCCTGCTGCGCGAACACGACCGCCCGAACGGCATCAACATCGGGCTGATCGACCAGACCATCCGCTACGCCCTTGATCACGGCTTCCACGTCGTCCTCGACGGCATCCTGTACGCCGCGCACTATCGCGGCATGTTGTTCGGCCTGCATCGCGACCACGCCGGCCGATCGTCGTTCTGCTACTTCGACATCCCGTTCGAGGAGACCGTTCGCCGGCACGCAGGTCGCCCGCAGGCGGCCGAGTTCAGCGTCGACGCTATGCGCGACTGGTACCACGAACGCGATCTGCTCGACTTCGTGATCGAGCAGATCGTCCCGGCCACCTGGTCGCTGGAACAAACCGTGGATCGGATCCTTGCCAGCGCCGAGCTTGGGCCGCCCCCGATCGGTGCCTCGGGCGTCCTGATCTGA
- a CDS encoding MerR family transcriptional regulator produces MTRAPRSTPLPADRHTPRSPQPRADQGTPRSAPLPADRHGPRSAWSAGDRPTLRSGEVAAAAGVNQQTLRYYERRGLVAAPARTLGGHRQYPVETVQLLRTIKTAQRLGFTLEEIADLLALGARQGSPHRLAEAKLAEIERRIADLMAIRHALREAVEAGCDDLAVCAENPRCPLPYEQCT; encoded by the coding sequence ATGACCCGGGCGCCGCGATCCACTCCGCTGCCCGCCGACCGGCACACGCCGCGATCCCCGCAGCCGCGCGCCGACCAGGGCACGCCGCGTTCGGCGCCGCTGCCCGCCGACCGGCACGGGCCGCGATCCGCCTGGAGCGCAGGCGATCGGCCGACGCTGCGGTCCGGGGAGGTCGCCGCCGCGGCCGGGGTCAACCAGCAGACCCTGCGGTACTACGAGCGGCGCGGGCTGGTCGCCGCGCCGGCGCGCACGCTGGGCGGGCACCGGCAGTACCCGGTCGAGACGGTGCAGTTGCTGCGCACCATCAAGACCGCGCAACGCCTCGGTTTCACCCTCGAGGAGATCGCCGACCTGCTGGCGCTCGGGGCGCGGCAGGGTAGCCCGCATCGGCTCGCCGAGGCGAAGTTGGCCGAGATCGAGCGGCGGATCGCCGACCTGATGGCGATCCGCCACGCGCTGCGGGAGGCGGTCGAGGCCGGTTGCGACGACCTCGCCGTCTGCGCCGAGAACCCGCGCTGCCCCCTCCCGTACGAGCAGTGCACCTGA
- a CDS encoding Type 1 glutamine amidotransferase-like domain-containing protein: MKLLLTDSGVKNASMRAALVDLLGKPISEANALCIPTAGYGGPYGDPGGPWRFVSGRSPNPMTDLGWKSVGLLELTALPGIDKQRWVSWVREADVLLVNGGDALYLCHWMRESGLADLFPSLTDTVYVGLSAGSMVLTPRIGEEFVGWKPPSGDDTTLGVVDFSIFPHLDSPDCPENTMDEAERWAAKLDGPAYVIDAQTAIKVIDGDVEVLSEGHWTLLNPPASPR, translated from the coding sequence ATGAAGCTTCTCCTGACCGACTCCGGAGTGAAGAACGCGAGCATGCGGGCGGCCCTGGTCGATCTTCTGGGTAAGCCCATCTCCGAGGCCAACGCCCTCTGCATCCCCACCGCTGGGTACGGCGGCCCGTACGGGGATCCGGGCGGGCCGTGGCGTTTCGTCAGCGGACGGTCCCCGAACCCCATGACCGACCTGGGGTGGAAGTCGGTGGGGTTGCTGGAGCTCACGGCGCTGCCCGGCATCGACAAGCAGCGCTGGGTCTCCTGGGTCCGCGAGGCGGACGTCCTGCTGGTGAACGGCGGCGACGCACTCTACCTGTGCCACTGGATGCGGGAGTCCGGGCTCGCCGACCTCTTCCCGTCGCTGACCGACACGGTCTACGTGGGCCTCAGCGCCGGGAGCATGGTGCTGACTCCCCGCATCGGGGAGGAGTTCGTCGGCTGGAAGCCACCGAGCGGGGACGACACGACGTTGGGAGTCGTCGATTTCTCCATCTTCCCGCATCTCGACAGCCCGGACTGTCCGGAGAACACGATGGACGAGGCCGAACGATGGGCGGCCAAGCTGGACGGTCCGGCCTACGTCATCGACGCTCAGACCGCCATCAAGGTGATCGACGGCGATGTCGAGGTCCTCTCGGAGGGACACTGGACGCTGCTCAACCCGCCGGCGAGCCCGCGCTGA
- a CDS encoding GNAT family N-acetyltransferase yields MSDRLRLDEVVATDADRLYAALTDPAMSDETRSPFRSLAGTTLWVGHRVDDRDSHGLCSYLLRDRDTGELVGVCGVRLGQAAAEPELGYRIAARYRRRGLATEAAAAVVDECRNAGLRRVWASIRPDNIASRRVVEQLGMRLAATDQDNSGPLHRYTVEL; encoded by the coding sequence GTGAGTGACCGGTTGCGGCTCGACGAGGTCGTCGCGACGGATGCGGACCGGCTGTACGCGGCGTTGACCGATCCGGCGATGTCGGACGAGACGCGGAGCCCGTTCCGGTCCCTGGCGGGGACGACGCTGTGGGTCGGGCACCGGGTCGACGACCGGGACAGCCACGGGCTCTGCTCGTACCTGCTACGCGACCGGGATACCGGTGAGCTGGTCGGTGTCTGCGGGGTACGCCTCGGGCAGGCCGCCGCGGAACCCGAGCTCGGCTACCGGATCGCCGCGCGGTACCGGCGCCGCGGCCTGGCGACCGAGGCGGCGGCGGCGGTCGTCGACGAGTGCCGGAACGCCGGGCTGCGCCGGGTGTGGGCCAGCATCCGACCGGACAACATCGCGTCCCGGCGGGTGGTCGAACAACTCGGCATGCGCCTCGCTGCCACCGACCAGGACAACTCTGGCCCCCTCCACCGCTACACCGTCGAGCTCTGA
- a CDS encoding GNAT family N-acetyltransferase, with translation MNTIEVPEVRDAGAVARMHLRAWYETYDQDGSGVDAAWIAQNLGHLGTAAGIDGWAAEIAVARREPERVFCRIVRTITEVGATTDGATAIDAVTGAGTVRADGDAGGGAPVVGFLYGRRADTVTLGPMYLLAEAQGTGVADLLMGEFLGWAGAAPIRLWVSEFNTRAVRFYTRYGFVATGERELWRDRLRNVRMVRPAGG, from the coding sequence GTGAACACGATCGAGGTGCCGGAGGTTCGGGACGCGGGGGCCGTGGCTCGGATGCATCTGCGGGCTTGGTACGAGACGTATGACCAGGATGGGTCGGGGGTGGACGCGGCGTGGATCGCGCAAAACCTCGGCCATCTCGGTACCGCGGCAGGGATCGACGGCTGGGCGGCGGAGATCGCGGTGGCGCGACGGGAACCCGAGCGGGTGTTCTGCCGCATCGTCCGGACCATCACCGAGGTCGGCGCCACCACCGACGGCGCCACCGCCATCGATGCCGTCACCGGCGCCGGTACTGTCCGGGCTGACGGCGATGCTGGGGGAGGCGCGCCCGTCGTCGGGTTCCTGTACGGGCGCCGTGCCGACACGGTGACGCTCGGCCCGATGTACCTGCTCGCCGAGGCGCAGGGCACCGGGGTCGCGGACCTGCTGATGGGGGAGTTCCTCGGGTGGGCCGGCGCGGCGCCGATCCGGCTGTGGGTGAGCGAGTTCAACACCCGGGCCGTCCGCTTCTACACCCGGTACGGCTTCGTCGCCACGGGCGAACGCGAGCTCTGGCGGGACCGCCTGCGCAACGTTCGCATGGTCCGCCCGGCCGGCGGATAG
- a CDS encoding GNAT family N-acetyltransferase, whose protein sequence is MDREARTPPPTERLAFRPMTGDDLDDMAALLGDPAVMRYYPRPKTRDEARGWIDWNQRLYRDEGYGLWAVELRGTGEFVGDCGLTPQQVDGVTELEVGYHVRTELQGRGLATEAAAACRDFARDILGATRLVAVIRPDNVPSQRVATKIGFPFERTATAHGLPVHLHAADWPEHP, encoded by the coding sequence ATGGATCGCGAAGCTCGTACCCCGCCGCCCACCGAACGGCTCGCGTTCCGGCCGATGACCGGCGACGACCTCGACGACATGGCGGCGCTGCTCGGCGACCCGGCCGTGATGCGGTACTACCCGCGGCCCAAGACGCGCGACGAGGCCCGCGGCTGGATCGACTGGAACCAGCGGCTGTACCGCGACGAGGGGTACGGGCTGTGGGCGGTCGAGCTGCGCGGCACCGGCGAGTTCGTCGGCGACTGTGGCCTGACCCCGCAGCAGGTGGACGGGGTCACCGAGCTCGAGGTCGGCTACCACGTACGCACCGAGTTGCAGGGCCGCGGCCTCGCCACCGAGGCGGCGGCGGCCTGCCGCGACTTCGCCCGCGACATACTCGGCGCGACCCGGCTGGTCGCCGTCATCCGCCCCGACAACGTGCCCTCACAGCGCGTCGCCACCAAGATCGGCTTCCCCTTCGAACGCACCGCGACCGCCCACGGCCTCCCCGTCCACCTGCACGCAGCCGACTGGCCGGAGCATCCCTGA
- a CDS encoding aminoglycoside adenylyltransferase domain-containing protein, giving the protein MLHFAVCRVAGRALAVAPPAADVFAPVPDDLVLAQLAAELRWAVRHAPGEYAVLNACRAWRFAADGALVSKVDGGCWAVSRVGAADGVLIEAALARQRCESAAALDPAAVAGFVRPIGARLADR; this is encoded by the coding sequence GTGCTGCACTTCGCCGTCTGCCGCGTCGCCGGCCGGGCGCTCGCCGTGGCGCCGCCGGCGGCCGACGTGTTCGCCCCCGTACCGGACGATCTCGTGCTGGCACAGCTCGCGGCCGAGTTGAGGTGGGCGGTGCGGCACGCGCCCGGCGAGTACGCGGTGCTCAACGCCTGCCGTGCCTGGCGGTTCGCCGCCGACGGCGCCCTGGTCTCCAAAGTGGACGGTGGCTGCTGGGCGGTGTCGCGGGTCGGTGCGGCCGACGGCGTGCTGATCGAGGCCGCGCTGGCGCGCCAGCGGTGCGAGTCGGCGGCGGCGCTCGATCCGGCCGCGGTGGCTGGCTTCGTCCGCCCCATCGGCGCGCGGCTGGCCGACCGCTGA
- a CDS encoding MerR family transcriptional regulator, with product MSSQVRTGGYTVGPAAALVGVSVKTLHHWDAIGLVRPSGRTPGGYRVYSPDDVARIHRVLVYRELGFPLAEIGSILDDPGTDPRDQLRRQRDELLSRRSRIDEMISAVDRMLDATRRGIRLSAEEQVEIFGTDWQPERVDEAEARWGDTPQWQQYAERAGALTAGDWRAVAASIEELTIDLAAACRSGVAAGSAEANGLAERHRTMMETYFDCTHSMHVCLGRMMATDAGYVEYYERFAPGLAGWLYDAICANAAAHGTDPATATWQ from the coding sequence ATGAGTTCCCAGGTACGGACGGGCGGGTACACGGTCGGGCCGGCAGCGGCGCTCGTCGGCGTCAGCGTGAAAACACTGCATCACTGGGATGCCATCGGCCTGGTCCGGCCGAGCGGACGCACGCCTGGCGGCTACCGCGTCTACTCGCCCGACGACGTGGCCCGGATCCACCGGGTCCTGGTCTACCGCGAACTTGGCTTCCCGCTCGCCGAGATCGGCTCGATCCTGGACGATCCCGGTACCGACCCGCGCGACCAGCTGCGCCGGCAGCGCGACGAGTTGCTGTCCCGGCGGTCCCGGATCGACGAGATGATCAGCGCGGTCGACCGGATGCTCGACGCCACCCGGCGCGGCATCCGGTTGAGCGCCGAGGAACAGGTCGAGATCTTCGGTACGGACTGGCAGCCCGAGCGGGTCGACGAAGCGGAAGCCCGGTGGGGCGACACCCCGCAGTGGCAGCAGTACGCGGAACGGGCCGGTGCGCTGACCGCCGGCGACTGGCGGGCGGTGGCGGCCTCGATCGAGGAGCTGACCATCGATCTCGCCGCCGCGTGCCGGTCCGGCGTCGCGGCCGGCTCCGCCGAGGCGAACGGCCTGGCCGAGCGGCACCGCACGATGATGGAGACCTACTTCGACTGCACCCACTCGATGCACGTGTGCCTGGGCCGGATGATGGCCACCGACGCCGGCTACGTCGAGTACTACGAACGGTTCGCGCCGGGCCTCGCCGGCTGGCTGTACGACGCGATCTGCGCCAACGCCGCCGCCCACGGCACCGACCCCGCCACCGCAACCTGGCAGTGA
- a CDS encoding VOC family protein produces MTENKVSERTDEQHYLSPVPMPAEDAVPPGISRQIYGMPAYLSVPTADLAASTDFWVRGLGFVELFAVPGGVVHLRRWAFQDVLLVPGEPAATPSVARIGFSCVLGEIEPTRDRCERLAPGCTSGPEEMPWNCVELTVATPERQRVVFTAAHPLDPASPAADYLRDSGFDLPQP; encoded by the coding sequence ATGACCGAGAACAAGGTGTCCGAGCGCACCGACGAGCAGCACTACCTCAGCCCGGTACCGATGCCGGCCGAGGACGCCGTCCCACCGGGGATCAGCCGCCAGATCTACGGCATGCCCGCGTACCTGAGCGTGCCGACCGCCGATCTCGCCGCGTCGACCGACTTCTGGGTACGCGGGCTCGGCTTCGTCGAGCTGTTCGCCGTGCCCGGCGGGGTGGTGCACCTGCGCCGCTGGGCCTTCCAGGACGTGCTGCTGGTACCGGGCGAGCCGGCCGCCACGCCCTCCGTCGCGCGGATCGGCTTCTCCTGCGTACTGGGCGAGATCGAGCCGACCCGGGACCGCTGCGAACGACTCGCGCCCGGCTGCACCAGCGGCCCGGAGGAGATGCCGTGGAACTGCGTCGAGCTGACCGTCGCCACCCCGGAACGGCAGCGGGTGGTGTTCACCGCCGCGCACCCGCTGGACCCGGCCAGCCCGGCGGCCGACTACCTGCGCGACAGCGGCTTCGACCTCCCCCAGCCATGA
- a CDS encoding GNAT family N-acetyltransferase, with product MSSRTTEPAIDPAAVTVVPANEASRADLRAVFGTADYAGRCNCQRFTVRGWLWTELTDEQRRDRLYQQTRCGEPGAGSTSGLVGYLDGEPVGWVAVQPRTAYPKLVTSRTVWRGRDEDKQDDTVWAVTCFVVRKGFRKRGLTYPLAAATVEYARGQGARALEGYPMRTEPGKEITWGELHVGSVQVFAEAGFREVSAPSLRRVVMRVDFP from the coding sequence ATGAGCAGCAGGACGACGGAGCCGGCGATCGATCCGGCGGCCGTGACGGTCGTACCGGCGAACGAGGCGAGCCGGGCCGATCTGCGCGCGGTGTTCGGTACGGCGGACTACGCGGGCCGCTGCAACTGCCAGCGGTTCACGGTGCGGGGCTGGCTCTGGACCGAGCTCACCGACGAGCAGCGGCGCGACCGGCTGTACCAGCAGACCCGGTGCGGTGAACCGGGTGCCGGGTCGACCAGCGGGCTGGTCGGCTACCTGGACGGCGAGCCGGTCGGCTGGGTGGCGGTGCAGCCCCGTACCGCCTATCCGAAGCTCGTCACCAGCCGCACCGTGTGGCGCGGCCGGGACGAGGACAAGCAGGACGACACCGTCTGGGCGGTCACCTGCTTCGTGGTACGCAAGGGGTTTCGCAAACGTGGCCTCACCTACCCGCTGGCCGCGGCCACGGTCGAGTACGCCCGCGGGCAGGGCGCCCGCGCGCTGGAGGGGTACCCGATGCGGACCGAGCCGGGCAAGGAGATCACCTGGGGTGAGCTGCACGTCGGCAGCGTCCAGGTGTTCGCCGAAGCGGGCTTCCGCGAGGTGAGCGCGCCGAGCCTGCGCCGGGTCGTGATGCGCGTCGACTTCCCCTGA
- a CDS encoding inorganic diphosphatase: MEFDMVVEIPAGSRNKYEMDHRTGRIRLDRTLFTATRYPADYGFVPDSLGEDDDPLDAMVLLLDEPTFPGCVIAVRPVAVFWMRDEHGPDAKVMCVPAGDDRYDHIRDIGDLPRHLRDEISHFFNVYKALEPGKDTEIRGWQGRLHAEAEVNAAWERAAGEHL; encoded by the coding sequence ATGGAATTCGACATGGTGGTGGAGATCCCGGCGGGATCCCGGAACAAGTACGAGATGGACCACAGGACCGGTCGCATCCGGCTCGACCGGACGCTGTTCACCGCGACGCGCTACCCCGCCGACTACGGCTTCGTCCCGGACTCGCTCGGCGAGGACGACGACCCGCTCGACGCGATGGTGCTGCTGCTGGACGAACCGACCTTCCCCGGCTGCGTCATCGCGGTACGGCCGGTCGCGGTGTTCTGGATGCGGGACGAGCACGGCCCGGACGCCAAGGTGATGTGCGTACCGGCGGGCGACGACCGGTACGACCACATCCGGGACATCGGTGACCTGCCGCGCCACCTGCGCGACGAGATCAGCCACTTCTTCAACGTGTACAAGGCACTGGAGCCCGGCAAGGACACCGAGATCCGCGGCTGGCAGGGCCGGCTGCACGCCGAGGCCGAGGTCAACGCCGCCTGGGAGCGCGCCGCCGGCGAGCACCTGTGA
- a CDS encoding DJ-1/PfpI family protein translates to MPKVIILTGDAAESLEVMYPYQRLQEEGYEVDIAAPAVKKLQFVVHDFVDGFDTYTEKLGYTWPANVAFADVEPNDYVAMVVPGGRAPEYIRNDPDFQRIVRHFFSADLPVAHLCHAAQGLAAAGVLEGRRTAAYPALKPDVEAAGAEFVDAAAVVDGQMVSARAWPDHPSWFGEFMTLLRKKAPATT, encoded by the coding sequence ATGCCCAAGGTGATCATCCTGACCGGCGACGCGGCCGAGTCGTTGGAGGTGATGTACCCGTACCAGCGGCTCCAGGAGGAGGGGTACGAGGTCGACATCGCCGCGCCGGCGGTGAAGAAGCTGCAGTTCGTCGTGCACGACTTCGTGGACGGCTTCGACACGTACACCGAGAAGCTCGGGTACACCTGGCCGGCGAACGTGGCGTTCGCCGACGTCGAACCGAACGACTACGTGGCGATGGTGGTGCCGGGTGGTCGCGCACCCGAGTACATCCGGAACGACCCGGACTTCCAGCGCATCGTCCGGCACTTCTTCTCCGCCGACCTGCCGGTGGCGCACCTGTGCCACGCCGCGCAGGGCCTGGCCGCCGCCGGGGTACTGGAGGGCCGCCGTACCGCCGCCTACCCGGCGCTGAAGCCGGACGTCGAGGCCGCGGGCGCCGAGTTCGTGGACGCCGCCGCGGTGGTCGACGGGCAGATGGTGTCGGCGCGGGCCTGGCCGGACCACCCGTCCTGGTTCGGCGAGTTCATGACGCTGCTGCGCAAGAAGGCCCCGGCCACCACCTGA
- a CDS encoding PfkB family carbohydrate kinase codes for MFTVIGEALVDVVWRPGAAEPVELVGGSPANVALGLARLGDPAGLITQYGPDEHGARIVARLGAAGVALDRSDAGAARTATATARVGADGAAAYEFDLAWAPKDLTPYPGSVAVHAGSLATLAPGDAVLAGMLAGVRGSTVVSYDPNVRPTLHGPVEHARDQVARFVALAHLVKASADDLAWLYPGEPVEAVAARWLAAGPSLVVVTLGADGGYLATAGYQLRCAAPPVDVVDTVGAGDACMSALLDGLYRAGALTLDALPALPADTARQVLHRALTAAAITCGRAGADPPTAAELAARLAG; via the coding sequence GTGTTCACGGTGATCGGCGAGGCCCTGGTGGATGTGGTGTGGCGGCCCGGGGCCGCCGAACCGGTCGAGCTCGTCGGCGGTTCGCCGGCGAACGTCGCCCTCGGGCTGGCCCGGCTGGGCGACCCGGCCGGCCTGATCACCCAGTACGGGCCGGACGAGCACGGCGCCCGGATCGTGGCCCGGCTCGGCGCCGCCGGCGTCGCGCTGGACCGCAGCGACGCGGGCGCGGCCCGTACCGCCACCGCGACGGCGCGGGTGGGTGCGGACGGCGCCGCGGCGTACGAGTTCGACCTGGCCTGGGCGCCGAAGGACCTGACGCCCTATCCCGGCTCGGTCGCGGTGCACGCCGGGTCGCTCGCCACCCTGGCGCCGGGCGACGCGGTACTGGCGGGCATGCTGGCCGGGGTGCGCGGCTCGACCGTCGTGTCGTACGACCCGAACGTGCGGCCGACGCTGCACGGCCCCGTCGAGCACGCGCGCGATCAGGTGGCCCGGTTCGTGGCGCTCGCGCACCTGGTCAAGGCGTCCGCCGACGACCTGGCCTGGCTGTACCCGGGTGAGCCGGTCGAGGCGGTCGCGGCCCGCTGGCTCGCCGCCGGGCCGAGCCTGGTCGTCGTGACGCTCGGCGCCGACGGCGGGTACCTTGCCACGGCCGGGTACCAGCTGCGGTGTGCGGCGCCGCCGGTCGACGTGGTGGACACCGTCGGCGCCGGCGATGCGTGCATGTCCGCGCTGCTGGACGGGCTGTACCGGGCCGGTGCACTGACGCTCGATGCGCTGCCGGCGCTGCCCGCGGACACCGCCCGGCAGGTCCTGCACCGGGCGCTGACCGCGGCCGCGATCACCTGCGGTCGCGCGGGCGCCGACCCGCCCACCGCCGCCGAACTCGCCGCCCGTCTCGCCGGCTGA